A window of Halomonas sp. H10-9-1 contains these coding sequences:
- a CDS encoding TraB/GumN family protein, which translates to MTETQAPTRPDDATSGPQRVLQIGETRYTLLGTAHVSAESAEDVRRLIRSGEFDAVAIELCDSRHHSLTNPDALGEQDLFQVFRQGKAGVVAASLALGAFQQRLAEQSGIEPGAEMRAALEESRQAKLPLLLIDRDVGVTLKRIYHNVPWWQRFSLFSGLLGSVLSRQEVSAEEIERLKEGDVLESTFSEFAAESESLYTPLISERDRYMVLRLAEEAPPGRYRNVLVVIGAGHMKGMAEHFAAPLPETPRPEREALEATPPPSKIWKALPWLITALVLTGFAIGFSRNTSLGWQLVAEWFLINGVLSAGATLVALAHPFTVIATFFAAPLTSLNPTIGAGFVAAGVELWLRKPKVRDFSTLRHDVTHLKGWWHNRVSRTLLVFLTATLGSAAGTWIAGFRIAGTLFGGSP; encoded by the coding sequence ATGACCGAGACCCAGGCCCCGACCCGCCCGGACGATGCCACCAGCGGCCCGCAGCGGGTTCTGCAGATCGGCGAGACCCGCTACACCCTGCTCGGCACCGCCCACGTCTCCGCCGAGAGCGCCGAGGACGTGCGTCGGCTGATCCGCTCCGGCGAGTTCGACGCCGTGGCCATCGAGCTGTGCGACTCGCGCCACCATAGCCTCACCAACCCCGACGCCCTGGGCGAACAGGATCTGTTCCAGGTCTTCCGCCAGGGTAAGGCCGGCGTGGTGGCGGCGAGCCTGGCCCTGGGCGCCTTCCAGCAACGCCTGGCGGAGCAGTCCGGCATCGAGCCCGGCGCCGAGATGCGCGCCGCCCTGGAGGAATCTCGGCAGGCCAAGCTGCCGCTGCTGCTGATCGACCGCGACGTGGGGGTCACCCTCAAGCGCATCTATCACAATGTGCCCTGGTGGCAGCGTTTCTCGCTGTTCTCGGGGCTACTGGGCAGCGTGCTGTCGCGCCAGGAGGTCTCCGCCGAGGAGATCGAGCGGCTCAAGGAGGGGGACGTGCTGGAGTCCACCTTCAGCGAATTCGCCGCGGAGTCCGAGAGCCTCTATACGCCGCTGATCAGCGAGCGCGACCGCTACATGGTCCTGCGCCTGGCCGAGGAGGCGCCGCCGGGGCGCTACCGCAACGTGCTGGTGGTGATCGGCGCCGGCCACATGAAGGGCATGGCCGAACACTTCGCCGCACCGCTTCCCGAGACGCCGCGCCCGGAGCGCGAGGCACTCGAGGCCACACCGCCGCCGTCGAAGATCTGGAAGGCGCTGCCCTGGCTGATCACCGCCCTGGTACTGACCGGCTTCGCCATCGGCTTCTCGCGCAATACCAGCCTGGGCTGGCAACTGGTGGCGGAGTGGTTCCTGATCAATGGCGTGCTCTCCGCGGGGGCCACGCTGGTGGCCCTGGCCCATCCGTTTACGGTCATCGCCACCTTCTTCGCCGCCCCGCTCACCTCGCTCAACCCCACGATCGGCGCCGGCTTCGTCGCGGCCGGGGTGGAACTGTGGCTACGCAAGCCCAAGGTGCGCGACTTCTCCACGCTGCGCCACGACGTGACCCACCTCAAGGGGTGGTGGCACAACCGGGTGTCACGCACCCTGCTGGTGTTCCTGACCGCCACCCTGGGCTCCGCCGCCGGCACCTGGATCGCCGGCTTCCGCATCGCCGGCACCCTGTTCGGCGGCTCGCCTTGA
- a CDS encoding TrkH family potassium uptake protein, protein MSLRMILRILGLLLMLFSLTMMPPILISLLFADGQWNAFAAAIAITVITGALMFFPNRRARKELRTRDGFLIAALFWSVLALFGSLPLMLTGEAALSLTDAVFESFSGLTTTGATVITGIDYLPESILYYRQQLQWLGGMGIVVLAVAILPTLGVGGMALYRTEIPGPLKDSKLTPRITETAKALWYIYASLTIACMLAYMAAGMDWFDALGHSFSTIAIGGFSTYDASIGHFDSAAIELICVFFLVVSAVSFSLHFTAWRERSILHYFEDPEARFLLLFLTGLVAITAVSLWLTGTYETELGLRHALFEVVSVATTAGFAVADFSLWPGALPFLLFMAAFVGGCSGSTGGGMKVIRIILILKQGMREVMRLIHPSAVITVKIGRVSVPEGITQAVWGFFSVYVMLFFLMLVGVMATGVDQVTAWSTVGSALNNLGPALGEASAHYGDLPSLAKWILVLAMLLGRLEIFTVLVLFTPAFWRR, encoded by the coding sequence ATGAGCCTGCGCATGATCCTGCGCATCCTGGGGCTGCTGCTGATGCTCTTCAGCCTGACCATGATGCCGCCGATCCTGATCTCGCTGCTGTTCGCCGACGGCCAGTGGAACGCCTTCGCCGCGGCCATCGCCATCACCGTGATCACCGGGGCGCTGATGTTTTTCCCCAACCGCCGTGCGCGCAAGGAGCTGCGCACCCGGGACGGTTTCCTGATCGCCGCGCTGTTCTGGAGCGTACTGGCACTGTTCGGCTCGCTGCCGCTGATGCTGACCGGCGAGGCGGCGCTCTCCCTGACCGATGCGGTGTTCGAGTCGTTCTCGGGACTGACCACCACCGGCGCCACGGTGATCACCGGCATCGACTACTTGCCCGAGTCGATCCTCTACTATCGTCAGCAGTTGCAGTGGCTCGGCGGCATGGGGATCGTGGTGCTGGCGGTCGCCATCCTGCCAACCCTGGGAGTCGGCGGCATGGCCCTGTATCGCACCGAGATTCCCGGCCCGCTCAAGGACTCCAAGCTGACGCCGCGCATCACCGAGACCGCCAAGGCGCTGTGGTATATCTATGCCTCGCTGACCATCGCCTGCATGCTGGCCTACATGGCCGCCGGCATGGACTGGTTCGACGCCCTGGGACACAGCTTCTCCACCATCGCCATCGGCGGCTTCTCGACCTACGACGCCAGCATCGGTCATTTCGACAGCGCCGCTATCGAGCTGATCTGCGTCTTCTTCCTGGTGGTCTCGGCGGTGAGCTTCAGCCTACACTTCACCGCCTGGCGCGAACGCAGCATCCTGCACTACTTCGAGGACCCCGAGGCGCGCTTCCTGCTGCTGTTCCTGACCGGCCTGGTCGCCATCACCGCCGTCTCGCTGTGGTTGACCGGCACCTACGAGACCGAGCTTGGACTACGCCACGCGCTGTTCGAGGTGGTCTCGGTGGCCACCACCGCCGGCTTTGCGGTGGCCGACTTCTCGCTGTGGCCCGGCGCCCTGCCCTTCCTGCTGTTCATGGCCGCCTTCGTCGGCGGCTGCTCGGGCTCCACCGGCGGCGGCATGAAGGTGATCCGCATCATCCTGATCCTCAAGCAGGGCATGCGCGAGGTGATGCGCCTGATCCATCCCAGCGCGGTGATCACGGTCAAGATCGGCAGGGTCAGCGTGCCCGAGGGCATCACCCAGGCGGTATGGGGCTTCTTCTCGGTCTATGTCATGCTGTTCTTCCTGATGCTGGTGGGCGTCATGGCCACCGGCGTCGACCAGGTCACCGCCTGGTCGACGGTGGGCTCGGCCCTCAACAACCTGGGGCCGGCCCTGGGCGAGGCCTCCGCCCACTACGGCGACCTGCCCAGCCTGGCCAAGTGGATTCTGGTGCTGGCCATGCTGCTGGGCCGGCTGGAGATCTTCACCGTACTGGTGCTGTTCACCCCGGCCTTCTGGCGGCGCTGA